A section of the bacterium SCSIO 12696 genome encodes:
- the fliM gene encoding flagellar motor switch protein FliM, whose product MAEQEEILSQDELDALLDGVESGDVETEQKAAAKESGYSGAAKLCDLTDKASLIHGRLAPLNVINARYVRQLRMTVFSLLQRKAEIGTKGVEILRFSEYLQRMDTPTSLNVVRLNPLPGIAMVVFDARLVFGLVDLFFGGAGRQISIDGREFTSIENRIIGKLLGRTLEDVRAAWEDTLALNIDHLASEMNPMMAAAHSPDEPWVVSTFQLELDNVSGEIDLAIPYSTLEPVLDTADEGESSTPVEEDHCWAEPLLQHMTSVQVELSCAMAESQLTIGDIKSLKVGDVIPITMNDPATLCANGSAVYSTRIGSSNGKVALRIMGPANN is encoded by the coding sequence TTGGCCGAACAAGAAGAAATACTGTCCCAAGACGAACTGGATGCCTTATTGGATGGGGTGGAGTCCGGTGATGTAGAGACGGAGCAAAAAGCAGCCGCCAAAGAGAGCGGCTATTCCGGGGCCGCCAAACTCTGTGATCTCACCGATAAGGCCAGCCTGATTCACGGCCGCCTTGCTCCCCTGAATGTCATTAATGCCCGCTATGTGCGGCAACTGCGAATGACGGTGTTCAGCTTATTGCAGCGCAAAGCTGAAATCGGCACCAAAGGCGTGGAGATTCTACGTTTTTCTGAATACCTGCAGCGCATGGACACGCCCACCAGCCTCAATGTGGTGCGCCTGAACCCTTTGCCCGGCATTGCCATGGTGGTGTTTGACGCTCGTCTGGTGTTTGGTTTGGTGGATCTGTTTTTTGGTGGCGCGGGCCGTCAGATCAGTATCGATGGGCGGGAATTTACCAGCATTGAAAACCGCATTATTGGCAAGCTGCTGGGGCGAACTCTGGAAGACGTTCGCGCTGCCTGGGAAGACACCCTGGCGCTCAACATCGATCACCTGGCCAGCGAGATGAACCCGATGATGGCCGCCGCTCACAGCCCAGATGAGCCTTGGGTGGTCAGCACTTTCCAACTGGAACTGGACAATGTCAGTGGTGAAATTGATCTCGCCATCCCTTACAGCACATTAGAGCCGGTACTGGATACTGCGGATGAAGGTGAGTCCTCAACCCCTGTGGAAGAAGACCATTGCTGGGCAGAGCCGTTATTGCAGCACATGACCTCGGTACAAGTGGAGCTTAGTTGTGCCATGGCCGAGTCCCAGCTGACCATTGGCGATATTAAGAGCCTCAAGGTGGGGGATGTTATCCCTATCACCATGAATGATCCGGCCACCTTATGCGCCAATGGCTCAGCGGTATACAGTACTCGTATAGGCAGCTCCAACGGCAAAGTGGCGCTGAGAATTATGGGCCCGGCAAACAACTAG
- a CDS encoding metalloregulator ArsR/SmtB family transcription factor produces the protein MSPIDLFKCLADQTRLRALLLIHQNDELCVCELTAAMSESQPKISRHLALLRTSGLLVDRRQGQWVFYRLSPSLPQWAVEVLDTTLSSNKTIIETDLKRLTAAGNLRCAEPNQEVFS, from the coding sequence GTGTCCCCTATCGACCTATTCAAATGCCTGGCTGATCAAACCCGGCTGCGAGCCCTGCTGTTAATCCACCAAAATGATGAACTCTGCGTGTGTGAGCTCACGGCAGCCATGAGCGAAAGCCAGCCAAAGATCTCTCGCCACCTAGCACTGCTGCGTACCAGTGGCCTGTTAGTGGATCGACGTCAGGGGCAGTGGGTGTTTTACCGGCTATCCCCTAGCCTGCCCCAATGGGCGGTAGAGGTACTGGACACAACCCTGTCATCCAATAAAACGATAATCGAAACCGATCTCAAGCGCCTGACTGCCGCGGGCAATTTGCGCTGTGCCGAACCCAATCAGGAGGTATTTTCGTGA
- a CDS encoding ArsJ-associated glyceraldehyde-3-phosphate dehydrogenase — MTIKVGINGFGRMGRLAMRAGWDWPEFEFVAINDPGANLDTLAHLLNFDSVHGTWQHEATADDNQLCIDGQRIAVSHHPSIDDCDWSGCDLVIEASGKFRKTALLQPYLQQGVKRVVVTAPVKEPNVLNVVMGVNQHLYDPAKHSIVTAASCTTNCLAPAVKVLQESLGIRHGSMTTIHALTNTQTIVDGPHKDLRRARACGMNLIPTTTGSATAITEIFPELKGRLNGHAVRVPLTNGSLTDCVFELQKPTTAEAVNELFKQAAETDLRGILGYEERPLVSSDYRTDPRSTIVDALSTMVVNDTQLKLYLWYDNEWGYANRTMELAKMVGQA, encoded by the coding sequence GTGACCATAAAAGTAGGCATTAATGGCTTTGGCCGTATGGGCCGCCTGGCAATGCGGGCAGGCTGGGACTGGCCGGAGTTTGAATTTGTGGCCATCAATGATCCCGGTGCTAACCTCGACACCCTCGCCCACCTGCTCAACTTTGATTCGGTGCATGGAACATGGCAACACGAAGCCACAGCTGATGACAACCAGCTGTGTATCGATGGCCAACGGATTGCAGTCAGTCACCATCCCTCCATCGACGATTGTGATTGGTCTGGGTGTGATCTGGTGATTGAAGCTTCGGGAAAATTTCGCAAAACCGCTTTGCTACAGCCTTATCTGCAACAGGGTGTGAAACGGGTAGTGGTTACCGCCCCGGTAAAAGAGCCCAACGTGTTAAATGTCGTCATGGGCGTTAACCAACACCTCTATGACCCCGCGAAGCATTCCATTGTGACTGCAGCCTCCTGTACCACCAACTGTCTAGCGCCAGCGGTTAAGGTACTGCAAGAAAGCCTGGGTATACGCCACGGCTCCATGACCACTATCCACGCATTAACCAACACCCAAACCATTGTTGATGGCCCCCACAAAGACTTACGCCGGGCCCGCGCTTGCGGAATGAACCTGATTCCCACAACCACGGGCTCAGCCACTGCCATCACTGAAATATTTCCCGAATTGAAAGGCCGCCTTAATGGGCATGCCGTCAGGGTGCCACTCACCAATGGCTCTCTGACCGACTGCGTTTTTGAACTGCAAAAGCCGACAACCGCTGAGGCAGTTAACGAGTTATTTAAGCAAGCCGCGGAAACGGATCTGCGTGGCATCCTCGGTTATGAGGAGCGCCCCTTGGTCTCCAGTGATTACCGCACTGACCCCCGCTCAACCATAGTCGATGCACTGTCGACCATGGTGGTTAATGACACCCAGTTAAAACTGTATTTGTGGTACGACAACGAGTGGGGCTATGCCAACCGCACCATGGAGTTGGCGAAGATGGTCGGCCAAGCTTAA
- the arsJ gene encoding organoarsenical effux MFS transporter ArsJ, translated as MPTAPWSWRRWSAKLNLMSTNIRQYLLITGNYWAFTLTDGALRMLVVLHFHQLGYSPLAIASLFLFYELFGVITNLVGGWLGAKIGLNRTMNIGLALQIAALLMLCVQAELLTVFWVMCAQAISGIAKDLNKMSAKSAVKFLLPEHAQGKLYKWVAILTGSKNTLKGAGFFLGAGLLALLGFQQAMLAMAIALAVVWVISLTCLGKDLGRASNKPKFRQVFSKSRAINILSVARLFLFGARDVWFVVALPVYLSSVLEWSHWTVGSFLACWVIGYGIIQASAPAITGQRAANTGNSRQVVAWGIPLALSAAIMALALHWGSPPAPTLIIGLMLFGALFAINSSLHSYLIVSFANRDSASLDVGFYYMANAMGRLIGTLLSGWVYQSAGLQACLWLSAGFLFISVVAASRLQKQGQVTVPANPTGS; from the coding sequence ATGCCAACCGCACCATGGAGTTGGCGAAGATGGTCGGCCAAGCTTAATCTCATGAGCACCAATATCCGCCAGTACCTGTTGATTACCGGTAATTACTGGGCATTCACCCTTACTGATGGTGCACTCAGAATGCTGGTGGTATTGCACTTCCACCAACTTGGCTACAGTCCACTGGCCATCGCCAGCTTGTTTCTGTTTTACGAGTTGTTTGGGGTGATTACCAATTTGGTGGGCGGTTGGCTGGGGGCCAAAATCGGCCTTAACCGCACCATGAATATTGGTTTGGCACTGCAAATTGCCGCACTGCTGATGCTGTGCGTACAAGCAGAGCTGCTAACGGTTTTTTGGGTGATGTGCGCCCAGGCGATTTCTGGCATCGCCAAAGATTTGAATAAGATGAGCGCCAAAAGTGCGGTCAAGTTTCTGCTGCCAGAACACGCCCAAGGCAAGTTGTATAAATGGGTGGCGATATTGACCGGCTCCAAAAACACGTTAAAGGGAGCAGGTTTTTTCCTGGGAGCCGGCCTACTCGCTCTGCTGGGCTTTCAACAAGCAATGTTGGCCATGGCAATAGCCTTGGCGGTGGTATGGGTCATTAGCCTGACTTGCCTTGGCAAAGACCTTGGTCGCGCCAGCAACAAACCCAAGTTTCGCCAGGTTTTTTCGAAAAGCCGTGCCATCAATATTCTGTCTGTGGCACGGCTGTTTTTATTTGGCGCCCGTGATGTCTGGTTTGTGGTGGCACTGCCGGTATATTTGAGCAGCGTTCTGGAATGGAGCCACTGGACAGTGGGCAGTTTTCTGGCTTGCTGGGTAATCGGCTATGGAATAATTCAGGCCTCTGCACCAGCAATCACAGGGCAGCGAGCGGCAAATACGGGTAATAGCCGCCAGGTTGTCGCCTGGGGAATACCACTGGCTTTGTCCGCAGCAATCATGGCTTTGGCCTTACATTGGGGATCCCCTCCTGCACCAACCCTGATTATTGGCCTGATGCTATTTGGGGCTTTGTTCGCTATTAACTCATCCCTGCACAGTTATTTGATTGTCAGTTTCGCCAACCGCGACAGCGCCTCTCTGGATGTGGGCTTTTACTATATGGCCAATGCCATGGGCCGATTGATCGGAACACTGCTGTCAGGCTGGGTGTATCAAAGCGCAGGATTGCAGGCCTGCCTGTGGTTGTCCGCCGGTTTCCTGTTCATATCCGTTGTCGCAGCCAGCCGACTGCAGAAACAAGGTCAGGTAACCGTACCGGCTAATCCGACAGGCTCTTAA
- a CDS encoding CHASE2 domain-containing protein: MSRYPRRLLIAVIAALLTFLFQWLGWQKTLDNVIYDTAVSIFRAETPQDIIIVAVDEKTLLELGQWPLPRDHHVRLLQQLSSSGVALVGMDILFAEPSQDTLADQRLAEQIQASAPVVLPVYIEAFESSGRYLEVMPMASLVAAASALGHVQVVIDDDGKSRAVFLKHILEGQQQPHFSVSIQQLVGGKNLSLPGLNTVDTSQAAAGFVRSHKNYIPLTGEAGSFPSVSYVDVLKGRIPAQALKDKIVLVGVIAQGLDRIATSLGSMPGVEVNANILNGLRSGQLVTPATRWLTQWLNVIAVALLVFAMSTMLVRKNIVITVAALAGLALLPLVLFSLGFWLPMGAAFWALALCFPLINWWRLSGEMNVLSRELKRLQQQDIFSEPRQLLDEVQASVHFLKSFYPLSGWSVRDQHFNVVGSENPRNCYLIGDYTDSWLFSKDHCLRQFRIGNQCCYLTLEWELDNTDKPLTGEQLNHVFPVAHWSSLWRVPGNKLLDESLATLAEANQRAERSNLLMWEALENTHHGVVLLECSGHVVTANNQAKELFGDFESGAMLFGQLTQVSLKNQANWRSLFAALVLNREAFSIEGTTADAVDLQLDAALIDLDRPLVILTIADVSELKRGERKRTEAINFLSHDLRSPMASVLALIQESRNNSVDVKDVLQRVEQQVERNISYADNYIQLSKIEANAHLLFTPCLIDTVLDAAVAQLFSLAKSRGIQFRMNYQDGCAWVNCDRVMLERAFLNLVDNAIKYAQENGVVTVSSANKGSFVQVDITDDGDGASEEDIGQLFDAFKQGTSEGSGRYSGVGLGLRLAATVIARHGGEIRAVNSDRGGLCVTVLLPLTPEVP, from the coding sequence TTGAGCCGTTACCCACGCCGTCTATTAATTGCTGTTATTGCGGCGCTACTGACATTTCTGTTTCAGTGGCTAGGCTGGCAGAAAACTCTGGATAACGTTATCTACGACACCGCTGTTTCGATATTTCGGGCAGAAACACCGCAGGACATTATCATTGTCGCGGTGGATGAAAAAACCTTATTGGAATTGGGTCAGTGGCCATTGCCGAGGGATCACCATGTGCGGTTGTTGCAGCAGCTGAGCAGTAGCGGCGTGGCATTGGTGGGCATGGATATTCTGTTTGCCGAGCCATCCCAAGACACTCTGGCCGATCAACGCCTTGCCGAGCAAATACAGGCCTCTGCGCCGGTGGTTTTACCGGTTTATATCGAAGCCTTTGAGAGCAGCGGGCGTTATTTGGAAGTGATGCCCATGGCTAGCCTGGTTGCTGCAGCTTCTGCTCTGGGCCATGTGCAAGTTGTCATTGATGATGATGGCAAAAGTCGGGCGGTGTTTTTAAAGCACATTCTCGAAGGTCAGCAACAACCGCATTTCTCAGTGTCTATTCAGCAACTTGTGGGTGGCAAGAACCTATCACTTCCCGGCTTGAATACGGTCGATACCTCACAAGCGGCCGCAGGTTTTGTTCGTAGCCATAAAAACTACATTCCCTTAACCGGCGAAGCAGGCAGTTTCCCCAGTGTGTCCTATGTGGATGTCTTGAAAGGGCGAATTCCAGCACAAGCGTTGAAAGATAAAATTGTATTGGTCGGGGTGATTGCCCAAGGTCTGGATCGTATTGCCACATCTCTGGGTTCTATGCCTGGAGTGGAAGTAAACGCCAATATTCTCAACGGGCTGCGCAGTGGCCAGCTAGTGACTCCAGCAACTCGTTGGCTAACACAATGGCTGAATGTGATTGCCGTAGCTTTGCTGGTGTTTGCAATGAGCACGATGTTGGTGCGCAAGAATATTGTGATTACCGTGGCTGCTCTTGCCGGACTGGCTCTGTTGCCGCTGGTGTTGTTTTCGCTGGGTTTTTGGCTGCCGATGGGTGCCGCTTTTTGGGCGTTGGCACTGTGTTTCCCACTGATAAACTGGTGGCGCCTCAGTGGTGAAATGAATGTGCTTTCTCGAGAACTAAAGCGTTTGCAGCAGCAGGATATTTTTTCTGAGCCACGGCAATTGCTCGACGAAGTTCAGGCCAGTGTGCATTTTTTAAAATCATTTTACCCATTGAGTGGCTGGTCTGTTCGCGATCAACATTTTAATGTTGTGGGCTCGGAAAACCCGCGCAACTGTTATTTGATTGGCGATTACACCGATTCCTGGCTTTTTTCAAAAGACCATTGCCTGAGGCAATTTCGTATTGGCAATCAATGCTGTTACCTGACCCTGGAATGGGAACTGGACAATACCGATAAGCCTTTAACCGGTGAACAGTTAAATCATGTGTTTCCGGTGGCGCATTGGTCTTCTCTGTGGAGAGTGCCTGGCAACAAGCTGTTGGACGAATCTCTGGCGACCCTTGCAGAAGCTAATCAGCGGGCAGAACGCAGTAATTTACTGATGTGGGAAGCCCTGGAAAACACTCATCACGGTGTTGTGTTGTTGGAATGCAGCGGTCATGTAGTAACTGCGAATAATCAGGCCAAAGAACTGTTTGGAGATTTTGAAAGCGGGGCAATGCTTTTTGGGCAGCTGACCCAGGTATCACTCAAGAATCAGGCAAATTGGCGCTCTCTGTTCGCAGCTTTGGTATTAAATAGAGAGGCTTTTTCTATCGAGGGTACCACCGCTGATGCTGTCGATTTGCAGTTGGATGCGGCGCTTATTGATCTGGATCGGCCTCTGGTGATTTTAACCATAGCGGATGTATCAGAACTGAAGCGGGGAGAGCGTAAGCGCACCGAGGCGATTAACTTCCTCTCTCATGACCTGCGTTCTCCCATGGCATCGGTACTTGCGTTGATACAAGAAAGTCGTAATAACAGTGTTGATGTGAAAGATGTTCTGCAGCGAGTTGAACAGCAGGTAGAGCGCAATATTTCGTACGCAGATAACTACATTCAGCTTTCGAAGATAGAGGCGAATGCCCACCTGTTGTTTACCCCTTGCTTGATTGATACGGTTTTGGATGCGGCGGTCGCGCAATTGTTTAGCCTGGCTAAAAGCCGTGGAATTCAGTTTCGCATGAATTATCAAGATGGCTGCGCCTGGGTGAATTGCGATCGAGTGATGTTGGAAAGGGCGTTCTTAAATCTGGTTGATAACGCCATTAAATACGCTCAGGAAAATGGCGTTGTGACTGTTTCTTCCGCCAATAAAGGCAGCTTTGTGCAAGTGGACATCACTGATGATGGCGATGGCGCTTCAGAGGAAGATATCGGCCAGTTGTTTGACGCTTTTAAGCAGGGCACCTCTGAAGGCAGTGGTAGATACAGTGGTGTTGGCCTTGGCTTGCGCCTGGCTGCCACGGTTATTGCTCGTCACGGCGGTGAAATTCGTGCGGTTAACAGCGACAGGGGTGGACTCTGCGTAACAGTTTTATTGCCCTTGACTCCCGAAGTCCCGTAA
- a CDS encoding FecR domain-containing protein, whose product MTDVKKALMAFKTALFGFLCLLVLSTWAAEDEEPEWIYFVEKGDTLWQLCAESMGNRNVTQCWRNIQKHNGIGIPRHLRPGTHLRIPVGWIQTIPVAAVVQFASGDVSQTAYGASASIAVKNGDSVFLGSQLTVGEGAAVLVFNDGSELLLRHHSELVLQALTTHGNRSARSTLKLNKGALDAEAFRNQNKNRFKVKTPGAVAAVRGTKFRVAAKPGDTITHVEVLEGGVDVAAGHSGQQVPGGFGVKASKGQPVGKPVKLLPAPRIDGVKSTYDAGAVAVGWAAVNGAVGYQLELYQGSSGGEVIVQNNTVDNQYQFDQLPTGTYRLVVRAVSADGLRGKDSTAASFQTLEKLTAPVLNVADTRYKSKRLVTAWEPTANASGYLVEASSQPDFSQILFSESLSKPTFERKESIKGSFYVRVKAVSADGRESEYSDAVQIENQSWDWAAIAVSAVALLLLL is encoded by the coding sequence ATGACTGACGTGAAAAAAGCGTTAATGGCTTTTAAAACTGCCCTGTTCGGGTTTCTGTGCTTGTTGGTTTTATCCACCTGGGCGGCTGAAGATGAAGAGCCCGAGTGGATTTATTTTGTCGAAAAAGGGGATACGCTTTGGCAACTTTGCGCCGAGAGTATGGGTAATCGAAATGTTACCCAGTGTTGGCGCAATATCCAGAAGCACAATGGTATTGGCATTCCCAGGCATCTACGCCCTGGCACCCATTTGCGAATTCCTGTTGGGTGGATACAAACCATTCCTGTTGCGGCGGTGGTTCAGTTTGCCAGCGGCGACGTGAGTCAGACAGCTTATGGCGCTTCTGCATCCATCGCGGTCAAAAATGGCGATTCGGTATTTCTCGGCAGTCAGCTGACGGTGGGTGAAGGTGCTGCAGTACTGGTGTTTAACGACGGCTCAGAGCTGTTGTTGCGTCACCATTCGGAACTGGTTTTACAGGCGCTGACCACACACGGTAATCGCTCTGCTCGCAGTACGCTAAAACTGAATAAAGGCGCTTTGGACGCAGAGGCGTTTCGCAACCAGAACAAAAATCGTTTCAAGGTAAAAACCCCCGGTGCGGTGGCCGCTGTTCGCGGTACAAAATTTCGAGTAGCTGCAAAGCCCGGTGATACCATCACTCATGTAGAGGTGTTGGAAGGGGGTGTGGATGTGGCAGCTGGGCACAGTGGCCAGCAGGTTCCGGGGGGATTCGGTGTCAAAGCCAGCAAAGGTCAGCCTGTCGGTAAACCTGTGAAACTGCTTCCCGCACCACGAATTGATGGCGTTAAAAGCACCTATGACGCGGGCGCAGTTGCAGTTGGCTGGGCAGCGGTGAATGGTGCTGTTGGCTACCAATTGGAATTGTATCAAGGCAGCAGCGGTGGCGAAGTTATCGTTCAAAACAACACCGTAGATAACCAATATCAATTTGATCAGCTACCAACAGGTACTTATCGATTGGTTGTTCGAGCGGTGTCTGCTGATGGGTTGCGCGGCAAGGACAGCACTGCTGCGAGTTTTCAAACTCTGGAAAAACTAACGGCACCCGTGTTGAATGTCGCCGATACCCGGTATAAGAGCAAACGCTTGGTTACTGCCTGGGAGCCAACTGCCAATGCCAGCGGTTATTTGGTGGAGGCGTCATCGCAGCCAGATTTTAGCCAGATACTGTTCAGTGAATCCTTATCCAAACCAACATTTGAGCGTAAAGAGTCTATCAAGGGCAGCTTTTATGTGCGTGTGAAAGCGGTTTCTGCCGACGGGCGCGAAAGTGAATACAGTGATGCGGTTCAGATTGAAAATCAGAGTTGGGATTGGGCGGCGATTGCGGTTTCTGCAGTTGCGTTATTATTGCTCCTGTAG
- a CDS encoding response regulator transcription factor: protein MILEDRNYCICVLEDESSQAEVMHSWLSGLPCQVACFTTAKAFYEFLDNSPVDLVVLDWLLPDVDGLQVLRNLREERGFEGPVLFATQLESEDCIVQALEAGADDYLVKPLREKEFLARIGALKRRTSFRQSASPVCEVGPIRLDMISRTASVGGETVKMRPKEFELAVCMLERKGQLLTREYLLNKVWGVDAEIDTRTVDMHMSRVRKVLKIGPETGYCIKTVYQHGYRFEELDND from the coding sequence GTGATCTTGGAAGATAGAAACTATTGCATCTGCGTATTAGAGGATGAGTCGTCTCAGGCAGAGGTGATGCACAGTTGGTTATCTGGCTTGCCTTGCCAGGTTGCCTGTTTTACAACAGCCAAAGCTTTTTATGAATTTCTGGATAACTCACCAGTCGACCTTGTGGTGCTGGATTGGCTACTTCCAGATGTTGATGGCCTGCAGGTGCTGCGCAATTTACGAGAGGAACGGGGTTTTGAAGGCCCGGTTCTGTTTGCTACCCAATTGGAATCAGAAGACTGTATTGTGCAAGCATTAGAAGCGGGTGCGGATGATTATTTGGTAAAACCCCTGCGTGAAAAAGAATTCCTGGCGCGAATTGGTGCACTTAAACGTCGTACCAGCTTTCGACAGTCTGCCAGCCCAGTGTGTGAAGTGGGCCCGATTCGATTAGATATGATTTCTCGCACTGCCTCTGTTGGCGGTGAAACCGTTAAGATGCGTCCCAAAGAATTTGAATTGGCGGTTTGCATGCTTGAGAGGAAAGGGCAGCTACTGACACGGGAATACTTATTGAATAAAGTCTGGGGAGTAGACGCTGAGATTGATACGCGTACCGTGGATATGCACATGAGCCGGGTCAGGAAAGTCTTGAAGATTGGCCCGGAAACCGGCTATTGCATAAAGACGGTGTACCAACACGGTTATCGCTTTGAAGAACTGGATAATGACTGA
- the dusA gene encoding tRNA dihydrouridine(20/20a) synthase DusA, which yields MPENTTLNRRFSVAPMLDWTDRYCRYFLRLLSKHALLYTEMVNSGTIKYGDRDHHLGFDPSEHPLALQLGGSDPTELAEACKIAEQYSYDEINLNCGCPSDRVQKGRFGACLMAEPNLVVDCIRAMQDACDLPVTIKSRIGIDELDNYQNLLDFVGPIQEAGCVTFIVHARKAWLQGLSPKQNREIPPLDYPRVYRLKKDFPHLEIIINGGITSLDQAEEHLRHVDGVMVGREVYHNPYILAEVDQRLFGDNHPIPSREQVYEQFVDYVEQQLLQGVKLSHMSRHILGLFQGMHGGRKFRRYISEHAYKPGAGTDVLRNALDQLNTKPMSM from the coding sequence ATGCCAGAGAATACCACTTTAAATCGCCGCTTCTCCGTTGCACCCATGCTCGATTGGACAGACCGGTATTGCCGTTACTTTTTACGTCTGTTGAGCAAGCATGCTCTGCTGTACACAGAGATGGTAAACAGTGGCACCATCAAATACGGCGATCGCGACCACCACCTGGGGTTTGACCCATCGGAGCACCCACTGGCGCTGCAATTGGGTGGCAGTGACCCTACAGAACTGGCAGAAGCTTGCAAGATTGCAGAGCAATACAGTTACGATGAAATTAACCTGAACTGTGGTTGCCCCAGTGACAGAGTACAAAAAGGCCGCTTTGGCGCCTGCTTGATGGCCGAGCCGAATCTGGTGGTGGATTGTATTCGCGCCATGCAAGACGCTTGCGATTTGCCAGTCACTATCAAGTCCCGCATTGGCATTGACGAGTTAGACAATTACCAGAATTTGCTGGATTTTGTCGGCCCCATTCAGGAAGCTGGCTGTGTAACCTTTATTGTCCACGCCCGAAAAGCCTGGTTACAAGGTTTAAGTCCGAAACAGAACCGGGAAATCCCCCCTCTCGATTACCCACGGGTCTATCGGCTAAAAAAAGATTTTCCACACCTGGAAATCATCATTAATGGCGGTATTACCTCTCTGGATCAGGCAGAGGAACATCTGCGTCATGTAGATGGGGTTATGGTAGGCCGCGAGGTGTATCACAACCCCTATATCCTCGCCGAGGTCGACCAACGCTTGTTTGGGGATAACCACCCAATACCGAGCCGGGAACAAGTTTATGAACAGTTTGTCGATTACGTGGAACAGCAGCTCCTGCAAGGCGTCAAACTCAGTCATATGAGCCGGCATATCCTCGGGTTATTTCAAGGGATGCACGGTGGGCGGAAATTTCGCCGTTACATCAGTGAGCACGCTTATAAACCCGGTGCTGGAACCGATGTACTGCGCAACGCCTTGGATCAACTGAATACCAAACCTATGTCAATGTGA
- a CDS encoding TerB family tellurite resistance protein, with translation MIEKLRQWLTTEIEPINPDSTETLELAAAALLVEVMTADNEVSLQEEQIIRDILIRQFELTGTDIDALFEEARNANHQATGLYRFTRKINESYSAAQRFQLVVYLWQVAYSDGELDKYEEGTIRQICELIHVSHSDFIRAKHQAQKNY, from the coding sequence ATGATCGAAAAATTGCGCCAGTGGCTTACCACCGAAATAGAGCCGATAAACCCCGATTCCACCGAAACTCTTGAATTGGCGGCAGCTGCGCTTTTAGTAGAAGTCATGACCGCAGATAATGAAGTATCCCTTCAGGAAGAACAGATTATCCGGGACATTCTTATCAGACAGTTTGAACTCACTGGCACAGACATCGACGCACTGTTTGAGGAAGCCCGTAACGCCAATCATCAAGCGACCGGCTTGTATCGTTTTACCCGCAAAATCAATGAATCTTATTCCGCAGCACAACGCTTTCAGTTGGTGGTGTATTTGTGGCAGGTGGCGTATTCAGATGGCGAGTTGGATAAATACGAAGAAGGCACTATTCGCCAAATTTGCGAGTTAATACACGTTTCACACAGCGATTTTATTCGCGCCAAACATCAGGCCCAGAAAAACTATTAA